The following proteins are encoded in a genomic region of Nocardioides sp. cx-173:
- a CDS encoding S1 family peptidase has protein sequence MKIATRTTRTRRLTALGAAVASAVLAAAMSTTPTAQAAPEGADGSVAVAWAPADTAAITPGVQTNTAGSGQCTANFVFTDAAGSVYVGQAAHCASTGEATDTDGCLAQSLPVGTRVTFNRGGSLVGAGEQVGAGTLVYSSWLTMQAREESDPDTCAYNDFALVRVDAGDVDKVNPSIPFWGGPNGINTAGTATGDHVYSFGNSGIRAGIEQLGPKAGVSLGADGGGWTHSVYTLTPGVPGDSGSAFLDDEGKALGTLSTLALAPLPASNGVGDLGRELAYAQQHGSLSGLALAHGTEPFSPIL, from the coding sequence ATGAAGATCGCCACCCGGACCACCCGGACCAGGCGGCTCACCGCGCTGGGCGCCGCCGTGGCCAGCGCCGTGCTGGCCGCCGCGATGAGCACCACCCCCACCGCTCAGGCCGCTCCCGAGGGCGCTGACGGCTCGGTTGCCGTCGCCTGGGCCCCGGCCGACACCGCGGCCATCACCCCCGGTGTGCAGACCAACACCGCCGGCAGCGGTCAGTGCACGGCCAACTTCGTCTTCACCGACGCCGCCGGCAGCGTCTACGTCGGCCAGGCTGCGCACTGCGCCAGCACCGGCGAGGCCACCGACACCGACGGCTGCCTGGCGCAGTCGCTGCCCGTGGGCACCCGGGTCACCTTCAACCGAGGAGGCTCGCTCGTGGGCGCCGGTGAGCAGGTCGGCGCCGGCACCCTGGTCTACAGCAGCTGGCTGACGATGCAGGCCCGCGAGGAGTCCGACCCCGACACCTGCGCCTACAACGACTTCGCCCTGGTGAGGGTCGACGCCGGCGACGTCGACAAGGTCAACCCGTCCATCCCCTTCTGGGGCGGCCCGAACGGCATCAACACCGCCGGCACCGCGACCGGGGACCACGTCTACAGCTTCGGCAACTCCGGCATCCGCGCCGGCATCGAGCAGCTCGGACCCAAGGCCGGCGTCAGCCTCGGCGCCGACGGTGGCGGCTGGACCCACTCGGTCTACACGCTGACCCCGGGCGTTCCCGGCGACTCCGGGTCGGCGTTCCTCGACGACGAGGGCAAGGCGCTCGGCACGCTCTCGACGCTCGCGCTCGCCCCGCTGCCCGCCTCCAACGGCGTGGGCGACCTGGGCCGCGAGCTCGCCTACGCCCAGCAGCACGGCTCCCTCTCCGGCCTCGCGCTGGCCCACGGCACGGAGCCGTTCTCTCCGATCCTCTGA
- a CDS encoding GlsB/YeaQ/YmgE family stress response membrane protein, with amino-acid sequence MLWTIIVTIVAGTIIGLLGKLVAPGDRDNIPLWLTILCGIGGCLIGSYLYAALFDCSDMNNCTNGVDWWRHVWQIGVAALLVMIAAAVTGRSGTPARR; translated from the coding sequence ATGCTCTGGACGATCATCGTCACCATCGTGGCCGGCACCATCATCGGTCTGCTCGGCAAGCTGGTCGCGCCCGGCGACCGCGACAACATCCCGCTCTGGCTCACGATCCTGTGCGGCATCGGGGGCTGCCTGATCGGCAGCTACCTGTACGCCGCGCTGTTCGACTGCAGCGACATGAACAACTGCACCAACGGCGTCGACTGGTGGCGCCACGTCTGGCAGATCGGCGTCGCCGCGCTCCTGGTGATGATCGCCGCCGCGGTCACCGGCCGCAGCGGGACGCCGGCGCGCCGCTGA
- a CDS encoding ferritin-like fold-containing protein, with translation MPASPVEPTDPDLSVAFDDPVYREAVIDLLGVVSYGEISAFERLAEDSKLAPSLEDKLALAEMASTELGKVALLHGRIVELGGDPFAAMAPFRVPLDLFHAHTAPSDWYEGLVKAYVGDGLANDFYREIAAYLDPATRDLVVSSVDTAGNAAFVVDRVREAIAADHRLGGRLALWGRRLMGEALIQAQGVAAERDALTALLAGGVDRPGLDLASIGRMFTRLTERHAERMADLGLAS, from the coding sequence ATGCCCGCATCTCCGGTCGAGCCGACCGACCCCGACCTGTCGGTCGCGTTCGACGACCCCGTCTACCGCGAGGCGGTCATCGACCTGCTCGGCGTGGTGTCCTACGGCGAGATCTCGGCCTTCGAGCGCCTGGCCGAGGACTCCAAGCTCGCCCCCAGCCTCGAGGACAAGCTGGCCCTCGCCGAGATGGCCTCGACCGAGCTGGGCAAGGTCGCGCTGCTCCACGGCCGCATCGTCGAGCTGGGCGGCGACCCGTTCGCCGCCATGGCGCCGTTCCGCGTGCCGCTCGATCTCTTCCACGCCCACACCGCGCCGTCGGACTGGTACGAGGGCCTGGTCAAGGCCTACGTCGGCGACGGCCTGGCCAACGACTTCTACCGCGAGATCGCCGCCTACCTCGACCCGGCCACGCGCGACCTCGTCGTGTCCTCGGTCGACACCGCCGGCAACGCCGCGTTCGTGGTCGACCGGGTCCGCGAGGCCATCGCGGCCGACCACCGCCTCGGCGGCCGGCTGGCCCTGTGGGGGCGGCGACTGATGGGGGAGGCGCTGATCCAGGCCCAGGGGGTCGCCGCCGAGCGCGACGCGCTGACCGCCCTGCTCGCCGGCGGCGTCGACCGCCCCGGCCTCGACCTGGCCAGCATCGGGCGGATGTTCACCCGCCTCACCGAGCGCCACGCCGAGCGCATGGCCGACCTGGGGCTCGCGAGCTAG
- a CDS encoding SCO7613 C-terminal domain-containing membrane protein, which produces MTRYGDPSACPDCRASLPTGAERCPSCDLPLTHPVAAELLATLTYADHLLARLRAVGAVPVAASFVPPVAPMPRAAAPARRTGVRAASVPKILLGLGAFCLLVAAVIFLAVAWSWLGVGGRTAVLVTLTAAAGAAGAWFAHRGLRVAGEALTAVSLGLLVLDVVGADNAGWLGERPASGLALVVGATVAVVSLGLALLPTRLVAPQLATVAGAGVAAMAAFDLTDGSLWLAAAAVLVFAGLAGLGQRTTLAPLMWAAAAGASVSWIVLTSSALSATATDTGVITFTSVWAGPGWALLAASAFVLLPLVVHRARETVVVAVASAASMLSLTLAVPFVDDGVTTVAVVALGLLVTWTGLSLALPRAWSVVARVPATLAAVPVAVVAAALAAEAALRTLEAGQSEGADVLLGDAAPWAHPAVLLPSVAALLVLVAAWIPRTRGTAGLVTAAAALAAASVATLALCPVPLWTVVAALALAGAVLVADSLRRETGAPETLVGLGGLAVSLVAGRGSEVLVTVDLGLLTAAAVALLALGWAPASRPLGDLLLPGVLAALIWSGAGLGGIEVLDRAVPILVVVGLLAIARPHVELEASAAVAAAAAAGASVLAAHDTATAASLHLTVAGVLVTASSLVHERRRALAVPGGALLLLATWVRLADLGVEAPEAYTLPLAAVLVLVGLRRVRRDPAASTGASLTPGLVLATVPSLLWVLAGDPVSPRAVLLGAGCLTLVLAGTRLRWSAPLVVGATVGAVLAARELAPYVAETPQWVVLGVAGVLLTVVGVTWERRLVELRQASAYLERLR; this is translated from the coding sequence ATGACCCGTTACGGCGACCCCTCCGCCTGCCCTGACTGCCGCGCCAGCCTGCCCACGGGCGCCGAGCGCTGCCCCTCGTGCGACCTGCCGCTGACCCACCCGGTCGCCGCCGAGCTGCTCGCCACCCTGACCTACGCCGACCATCTGCTCGCCCGGCTGCGCGCCGTCGGCGCGGTCCCGGTCGCGGCGTCGTTCGTGCCGCCCGTGGCCCCGATGCCGCGCGCGGCCGCACCTGCTCGCCGTACCGGCGTCCGGGCGGCGTCGGTGCCCAAGATCCTGCTCGGCCTCGGCGCCTTCTGCCTGCTCGTCGCGGCCGTGATCTTCCTGGCCGTGGCCTGGTCGTGGCTCGGCGTCGGGGGCCGTACGGCGGTCCTGGTCACGCTGACCGCCGCGGCCGGCGCCGCCGGCGCCTGGTTCGCCCACCGCGGCCTGCGGGTGGCCGGGGAGGCGCTCACGGCGGTGTCGCTCGGTCTGCTGGTCCTCGACGTGGTCGGTGCCGACAATGCGGGCTGGCTCGGCGAGCGCCCCGCATCCGGCCTGGCGCTGGTCGTGGGGGCCACCGTGGCGGTCGTGTCGCTCGGGCTGGCGCTCCTCCCCACCCGCCTGGTCGCCCCGCAGCTAGCGACCGTGGCGGGCGCCGGAGTGGCTGCGATGGCGGCGTTCGACCTCACCGACGGGTCGCTGTGGCTGGCTGCGGCCGCGGTGCTGGTCTTCGCCGGGCTGGCCGGTCTCGGCCAGCGCACGACCCTGGCCCCGCTGATGTGGGCGGCCGCCGCGGGCGCCAGCGTCTCGTGGATCGTCCTCACCTCGTCCGCGTTGTCGGCCACCGCCACGGACACTGGCGTCATCACGTTCACCTCTGTCTGGGCCGGTCCCGGCTGGGCGCTCCTGGCCGCCTCCGCGTTCGTGCTGCTGCCGCTGGTCGTGCATCGCGCCCGCGAGACAGTCGTCGTCGCCGTCGCATCGGCCGCGTCGATGCTGTCGCTGACCCTCGCCGTGCCGTTCGTCGACGACGGCGTCACCACGGTCGCGGTGGTCGCGCTCGGTCTCCTGGTGACCTGGACCGGCCTCTCCCTCGCACTCCCGCGTGCGTGGTCGGTCGTCGCGCGCGTCCCGGCGACACTCGCGGCCGTCCCGGTCGCGGTCGTCGCGGCCGCGCTCGCCGCCGAGGCCGCGCTGCGGACTCTCGAGGCCGGGCAGAGCGAGGGTGCCGATGTCCTGCTCGGCGACGCCGCTCCGTGGGCCCACCCGGCCGTCCTGCTGCCGTCGGTCGCCGCCCTCCTCGTCCTCGTCGCGGCCTGGATCCCGCGCACGCGGGGCACCGCGGGCCTGGTGACCGCCGCCGCTGCCCTCGCCGCGGCGAGCGTGGCCACCCTCGCGCTCTGCCCGGTCCCGCTGTGGACCGTCGTGGCGGCGCTCGCCCTGGCCGGAGCGGTGCTCGTCGCCGACTCGCTGCGGCGTGAGACCGGAGCGCCCGAGACCCTGGTCGGTCTGGGAGGCCTGGCTGTGTCACTGGTGGCGGGGCGAGGCAGCGAGGTGCTGGTCACCGTGGACCTCGGTCTGCTCACGGCCGCCGCCGTCGCCCTCCTGGCGCTGGGCTGGGCACCGGCGTCCCGCCCGCTCGGCGACCTGCTGTTGCCGGGCGTCCTCGCGGCGCTGATCTGGTCGGGCGCCGGGCTGGGCGGCATCGAGGTCCTCGACCGGGCCGTCCCGATCCTCGTCGTGGTGGGCCTGCTCGCGATCGCGCGCCCGCACGTGGAGCTCGAGGCCTCCGCCGCCGTCGCGGCGGCCGCGGCCGCCGGCGCGAGCGTCCTGGCCGCCCATGACACCGCCACGGCCGCGAGCCTGCACCTCACCGTCGCGGGCGTGCTGGTCACGGCGTCCAGCCTGGTGCACGAGCGGCGCCGCGCCCTGGCCGTCCCCGGTGGCGCCCTGCTGCTGCTCGCGACCTGGGTGCGCCTCGCCGACCTCGGCGTCGAGGCGCCCGAGGCCTACACGCTGCCGCTCGCGGCGGTCCTCGTCCTCGTCGGCCTGCGCCGGGTGCGGCGCGACCCGGCGGCGTCCACCGGCGCCTCGCTCACCCCCGGTCTGGTGCTGGCCACGGTCCCCTCGCTGCTGTGGGTCCTGGCCGGCGACCCGGTCTCGCCCCGCGCGGTGCTGCTGGGCGCCGGGTGCCTGACCCTGGTCCTCGCCGGCACCCGGCTGCGCTGGAGCGCCCCGCTCGTCGTCGGCGCCACGGTCGGCGCCGTCCTGGCCGCCCGCGAGCTCGCGCCGTACGTCGCCGAGACGCCGCAGTGGGTGGTGCTCGGCGTCGCCGGAGTGCTGCTCACGGTCGTGGGCGTGACCTGGGAGCGTCGCCTGGTCGAGCTGCGCCAGGCCTCGGCCTACCTCGAGCGCCTGCGCTGA
- a CDS encoding DUF3107 domain-containing protein, whose amino-acid sequence MEVKIGVQYASRELVVETDETTEAVEKLVADAISGDGVFALNDTKGRRIIVPGAKLAYVEIGRSTTGHVGFRS is encoded by the coding sequence GTGGAGGTCAAGATCGGCGTCCAGTACGCATCCCGTGAGTTGGTCGTGGAGACCGACGAGACCACCGAGGCGGTCGAGAAGCTCGTCGCCGACGCGATCTCGGGCGACGGGGTCTTCGCGCTGAACGACACGAAGGGCCGCCGCATCATCGTCCCCGGCGCCAAGCTCGCCTACGTCGAGATCGGCCGCTCCACCACCGGCCACGTGGGGTTCCGCAGCTGA
- the moeZ gene encoding adenylyltransferase/sulfurtransferase MoeZ has product MSFPALVEPADELSIDEVRRYSRHLIIPDVGMTGQKRLKNAKVLVIGAGGLGSPALLYLAAAGVGTLGIAEFDTVDESNLQRQVIHGVSDIDKPKGQSAKESIAEINPYVKVVLHEERLDNDNVMQVFEGYDLIVDGTDNFATRYMVNDAAYFLKIPYVWGSIYRFDGQASVFWPHATDENGESVDAPCYRCLYPEPPPPGMVPSCAEGGVLGVLCAQIGSIQVNEAIKVLTGIGDPAVGKLVIYDALELEWRKLKVRRDPNCALCGEHATVTELIDYDAFCGAISDEAADAAVGSTISVVQLEHMLKEREEGTRDFVLVDVREPNEYEINRIPGSVLIPKGDFLNGSALEQLPPVDAGKQVVMHCKSGVRSAETLAIVKGAGYADAVHVGGGVVAWVDQIDPSQPSY; this is encoded by the coding sequence GTGAGTTTTCCCGCGCTGGTCGAGCCTGCCGACGAGCTGAGCATCGACGAGGTCCGTCGCTACAGCCGGCACCTGATCATCCCGGACGTGGGCATGACCGGGCAGAAGCGGCTGAAGAACGCCAAGGTCCTCGTGATCGGCGCCGGCGGCCTCGGCAGCCCTGCCCTGCTCTACCTCGCCGCGGCCGGCGTCGGCACCCTCGGCATCGCCGAGTTCGACACCGTTGACGAGTCCAACCTGCAGCGCCAGGTGATCCACGGCGTGAGCGACATCGACAAGCCCAAGGGCCAGTCGGCCAAGGAGTCGATCGCCGAGATCAACCCCTACGTCAAGGTCGTCCTGCACGAGGAGCGCCTCGACAACGACAACGTGATGCAGGTCTTCGAGGGCTACGACCTGATCGTCGACGGCACCGACAACTTCGCCACGCGCTACATGGTCAACGACGCGGCGTACTTCCTGAAGATCCCCTACGTGTGGGGCTCGATCTACCGCTTCGACGGCCAGGCGTCGGTCTTCTGGCCGCACGCCACCGACGAGAACGGCGAGAGCGTCGACGCACCCTGCTACCGCTGCCTCTACCCCGAGCCCCCGCCGCCGGGCATGGTCCCGAGCTGCGCGGAGGGCGGCGTGCTCGGCGTGCTGTGCGCCCAGATCGGGTCGATCCAGGTCAACGAGGCGATCAAGGTCCTGACCGGCATCGGTGACCCGGCCGTCGGCAAGCTCGTCATCTACGACGCCCTGGAGCTGGAGTGGCGCAAGCTCAAGGTGCGCCGCGACCCCAACTGCGCGCTCTGCGGCGAGCACGCGACGGTCACCGAGCTGATCGACTACGACGCCTTCTGCGGCGCCATCTCGGACGAGGCCGCCGACGCGGCCGTCGGCTCGACGATCTCGGTCGTCCAGCTCGAGCACATGCTCAAGGAGCGCGAGGAGGGCACCCGCGACTTCGTGCTGGTGGACGTGCGCGAGCCCAACGAGTACGAGATCAACCGGATCCCCGGCTCCGTGCTCATCCCCAAGGGCGACTTCCTCAACGGCAGCGCGCTCGAGCAGCTCCCCCCGGTCGACGCCGGCAAGCAGGTCGTCATGCACTGCAAGTCCGGGGTGCGCTCGGCGGAGACGCTGGCCATCGTGAAGGGCGCCGGGTACGCCGACGCCGTGCACGTCGGCGGCGGCGTCGTGGCCTGGGTCGACCAGATCGACCCGAGCCAGCCCTCGTACTGA
- a CDS encoding TetR/AcrR family transcriptional regulator → MPRRERRAQLLSSALEVFVAQGYHAAAMDDIAERAGVSKPVLYQHFPGKLDLYLALLDVSCDQIIDNCRVALESTQDNKLRVGAAVDAFFEYVANDSGAFRLVFESDLTNEPAVREHVDRVTSECAALIAHVIHDDTGLPDPASRLLAVSLVGMAQVSARFWLSEAGDIGRSEAAALVSALAWRGIRGYPKTDEH, encoded by the coding sequence ATGCCGCGGCGCGAGCGCCGCGCCCAGCTGCTGTCCTCCGCGCTCGAGGTCTTCGTCGCGCAGGGTTACCACGCGGCCGCGATGGACGACATCGCCGAGCGGGCGGGGGTCTCCAAGCCGGTGCTCTACCAGCACTTCCCCGGCAAGCTCGACCTCTACCTCGCGCTGCTCGACGTGTCCTGCGACCAGATCATCGACAACTGCCGGGTGGCGCTGGAGTCCACGCAGGACAACAAGCTGCGCGTCGGCGCGGCCGTCGACGCGTTCTTCGAGTACGTCGCCAACGACAGCGGCGCGTTCCGGCTGGTGTTCGAGTCCGACCTGACCAACGAGCCGGCGGTGCGCGAGCACGTCGACCGGGTCACCTCCGAGTGCGCCGCGCTGATCGCCCACGTCATCCACGACGACACCGGCCTGCCCGACCCTGCGTCGCGTCTGCTGGCCGTGTCCCTGGTGGGAATGGCCCAGGTCAGCGCCCGGTTCTGGCTGAGCGAGGCTGGCGACATCGGCCGCAGCGAGGCCGCCGCCCTCGTGTCCGCCCTCGCCTGGCGCGGCATCCGCGGCTACCCCAAGACCGACGAGCACTGA
- a CDS encoding FdrA family protein, translating to MSSHVELRPGAYADSVTLLQVSRTVAGLPGVAAAQVAMATPLNIEVLEGMGFAVPAEAGVNDLVVAVRLDDPAALDAVLAGVDRALDDSSRRPTGAAEVAPHRTTAAALRDAGDALVLVSVPGPSAVVEAMDAVEAGRDVMVFSDHVPVEHEVALKRAAEAAGVLVMGPDCGTAIVDGVGLGFANVVSPGPVGIVAASGTGCQQLLALLDHAGVGVTSALGVGGRDLTAEVGGLATREALRRLDADDRVELIVVVSKPPAPEVATAIEEYAAGLATPVELALLGPGRPDLTAAAERVLRRLSRALPDLSPADPSETSRRVGGELLRGLFVGGTLAGEARQIAAETLGVVGSALADLHGEGHGVVDFGDDAYTSGRAHPMIDPTLRLEHLARAAADPHTGVILLDVVLGHGAEPDPAALLATALAEVSQPVVACVVGTAQDPQDLDRQVRLLAEAGAEVHLSNAGATRRALEILGAGR from the coding sequence ATGAGCAGCCACGTCGAGCTCCGCCCGGGCGCGTACGCCGACTCGGTGACCCTGCTCCAGGTGAGCCGCACCGTCGCCGGGCTGCCCGGCGTGGCCGCGGCCCAGGTGGCGATGGCGACCCCGCTCAACATCGAGGTGCTCGAGGGCATGGGCTTCGCCGTCCCGGCCGAGGCGGGGGTCAACGACCTGGTCGTCGCCGTACGCCTCGACGACCCGGCGGCCCTCGACGCGGTCCTCGCCGGAGTCGACCGGGCGCTCGACGACAGCAGCCGCCGCCCCACAGGCGCCGCCGAGGTGGCGCCGCACCGCACCACCGCCGCCGCGCTGCGAGACGCCGGCGACGCCCTCGTCCTGGTGTCCGTGCCCGGGCCCAGCGCCGTCGTCGAGGCGATGGACGCCGTCGAGGCCGGGCGCGACGTGATGGTCTTCAGCGACCACGTGCCGGTCGAGCACGAGGTGGCGCTCAAGCGCGCGGCCGAGGCGGCCGGCGTCCTGGTCATGGGCCCCGACTGCGGCACGGCGATCGTGGATGGCGTCGGCCTCGGCTTCGCCAACGTCGTGTCCCCCGGCCCGGTCGGCATCGTCGCCGCGTCCGGCACCGGCTGCCAGCAGCTGCTCGCGCTCCTCGACCACGCCGGTGTCGGCGTCACCTCGGCGCTCGGTGTCGGCGGCCGCGACCTCACCGCCGAGGTCGGTGGCCTCGCCACCCGCGAGGCCCTGCGCCGCCTCGACGCCGACGACCGCGTCGAGCTCATCGTCGTGGTCTCCAAGCCGCCCGCGCCCGAGGTCGCCACCGCGATCGAGGAGTACGCCGCCGGCCTGGCCACCCCGGTCGAGCTCGCCCTCCTCGGGCCCGGCCGGCCCGATCTGACCGCCGCCGCCGAGCGCGTCCTGCGACGCCTCTCCCGCGCTCTCCCGGACCTGTCCCCCGCTGACCCGTCAGAAACTTCGCGACGGGTCGGCGGGGAGCTGCTGCGCGGGCTGTTCGTGGGCGGCACCCTCGCCGGCGAGGCGCGACAGATCGCCGCCGAGACCCTCGGCGTGGTGGGCAGCGCGCTGGCGGACCTGCACGGCGAGGGACACGGCGTCGTGGACTTCGGCGACGACGCCTACACCTCGGGGCGCGCGCACCCGATGATCGACCCGACCCTGCGACTGGAGCACCTCGCCCGAGCCGCCGCGGACCCGCACACCGGCGTCATCCTGCTCGACGTCGTGCTCGGCCATGGCGCCGAGCCCGACCCCGCGGCGCTCCTGGCCACGGCCCTGGCCGAGGTCAGCCAGCCGGTCGTCGCCTGCGTGGTCGGCACCGCCCAGGACCCGCAGGACCTGGACCGACAGGTCCGACTGCTCGCGGAGGCCGGCGCCGAGGTCCACCTCTCCAACGCCGGCGCGACCCGGCGCGCCCTCGAGATCCTGGGAGCCGGCCGATGA
- a CDS encoding MGMT family protein yields MPDAEEYAEAVLRVVERIPRGRVTTYGAIADVVGGGPRQVGAIMSRHGGPVPWWRVVRADGSLPHSHEGEARQCYLEEGTPMRGSGSIDIVAAFWSPKAQRRRSR; encoded by the coding sequence ATGCCGGACGCCGAGGAGTACGCCGAGGCGGTGCTGCGCGTCGTCGAGCGGATCCCGCGCGGCCGGGTGACGACGTACGGCGCGATCGCCGACGTGGTGGGCGGCGGGCCGCGCCAGGTCGGCGCCATCATGTCGCGCCACGGTGGGCCGGTGCCCTGGTGGCGGGTGGTGCGCGCCGACGGCTCGCTGCCGCACAGCCACGAGGGCGAGGCCCGGCAGTGCTACCTGGAGGAGGGCACCCCGATGCGCGGCTCCGGCAGCATCGACATCGTGGCGGCCTTCTGGTCGCCGAAGGCTCAGCGCAGGCGCTCGAGGTAG
- a CDS encoding DUF1116 domain-containing protein has protein sequence MRVVTAGADLLADAVQAQAVDVTRVDWRPPLPGTEADLTAVALDPRRSEANARAGAAMLAVTAHLVDVGPASEVLGLQRGEFLHAGPPITWDRASGPLRGGLMAGAALEGLVDDPEDAVALFESGDTVSLEPCHHRGTVGPMAGVVTPSMWMFVLEDRATGRRTHCSLNEGLGKVLRYGAYSPDVLARLRWMGDVLGPALRTAVRATVDDTGPVDVTGILTQMLQMGDEAHNRNRAGTLMLLRDLAPALASSGIDAGDVAEVLRFVGGNDHFFLNLAMPACKLALDAARDVPGSTMVVAMARNGTDFGIQVSGTGDEWFTGPAQVAEGLYLGDYGPDDANPDIGDSAITETAGLGGFAMATAPAIVRLVGGSVPDALATTRRMHEITLTENPRWSVPVLEFQGTPTGIDVTRVCRTGILPQINTGMAGRLAGVGQVGAGLVTPPAAIFPQALVRLAELSTQAQHA, from the coding sequence ATGAGGGTCGTGACCGCCGGAGCCGACCTGCTGGCCGACGCGGTCCAGGCCCAGGCCGTCGACGTCACCCGCGTCGACTGGCGCCCTCCCCTGCCCGGCACCGAGGCCGACCTGACCGCGGTCGCCCTCGACCCCCGTCGCTCCGAGGCCAACGCGCGCGCCGGCGCCGCGATGCTCGCCGTCACCGCCCACCTCGTCGACGTCGGCCCGGCCTCCGAGGTGCTGGGGCTGCAGCGCGGCGAGTTCCTGCACGCCGGGCCACCGATCACCTGGGACCGCGCCTCCGGTCCGCTGCGCGGCGGGCTCATGGCGGGCGCCGCCCTCGAGGGCCTGGTCGACGACCCGGAGGACGCCGTCGCGCTGTTCGAGTCCGGCGACACCGTCTCCCTCGAGCCCTGTCACCACCGGGGCACGGTCGGCCCGATGGCCGGCGTGGTCACGCCGAGCATGTGGATGTTCGTGCTCGAGGACCGGGCCACCGGGCGGCGTACCCACTGCTCGCTCAACGAGGGCCTCGGCAAGGTGCTGCGCTACGGCGCCTACTCCCCCGACGTCCTCGCCCGCCTGCGTTGGATGGGCGACGTCCTCGGCCCCGCGCTGCGTACGGCGGTCCGGGCCACGGTGGACGACACGGGGCCCGTCGACGTCACCGGCATCCTCACGCAGATGCTGCAGATGGGCGACGAGGCCCACAACCGCAACCGCGCCGGCACCCTGATGCTGCTGCGCGACCTCGCCCCGGCGCTCGCGAGCAGCGGCATCGACGCGGGCGACGTCGCCGAGGTGCTGCGGTTCGTGGGCGGCAACGACCACTTCTTCCTCAACCTGGCGATGCCGGCCTGCAAGCTCGCGCTCGACGCGGCCCGCGACGTGCCGGGCTCGACGATGGTGGTCGCGATGGCGCGCAACGGCACCGACTTCGGCATCCAGGTCTCGGGCACGGGCGACGAGTGGTTCACCGGCCCCGCGCAGGTCGCCGAGGGCCTCTACCTCGGCGACTACGGCCCCGACGACGCCAACCCCGACATCGGCGACTCCGCCATCACCGAGACCGCCGGGCTCGGCGGCTTCGCGATGGCGACCGCCCCGGCGATCGTGCGCCTGGTGGGCGGCAGCGTGCCCGACGCCCTCGCCACGACCCGCCGCATGCACGAGATCACGCTCACCGAGAACCCCCGCTGGTCGGTGCCGGTGCTGGAGTTCCAGGGGACGCCCACGGGCATCGACGTGACCCGGGTGTGTCGCACCGGGATCCTGCCGCAGATCAACACCGGCATGGCCGGGAGGCTCGCCGGCGTGGGGCAGGTCGGCGCCGGCCTGGTCACGCCGCCGGCCGCGATCTTCCCCCAGGCCCTGGTCCGGCTCGCCGAGCTGAGTACCCAGGCTCAGCACGCCTGA